The Deltaproteobacteria bacterium sequence CGTCCATTATGCGTATCATATCGAGGCCGTGTCTCTTCGCCGTCTCGAAGTCGTTGAAGTCGTGGGCCGGCGTTATCTTCACGGCCCCCGTGCCGAACTCCATATCCACCGACTCGTCGGCCACGACCGGGATGTCGCGTCCGGCGAGCGGCAGCCTCACCGTCCTGCCCACGACCCCCCTGAACCTCTCGTCGGCGGGGTTTACGGCCACGGCCGTGTCGCCGAGCATGGTTTCGGGCCTGGTGGTGGCCACCACGAGCGAGGCGACACCCGTGCGCCCGTCCGGGCCGTCCCTGAGCGGATACTCCATGTACCAGAGCTTCCCGGCCGTCTCTTCGGCCTGGACCTCCAGGTCCGAGAGGGCCGTGAGGCAGCGGGGGCACCAGTTTATTATGTAGTCTCCGCGGTAGATGAGCCCCTCGCCGTAGAGCCGCGCAAAGACCTCGCGCACGGCCCGCGAGAGCCCCTCGTCCATGGTGAAGCGCAGCCTGCTCCAGTCGCAGGAGGCGCCGAGACGCTTGAGCTGGTTTATGATCGTGCCGCCCGACTCCTCCTTCCAGCGCCACACGCGCTCCACGAACCTCTCGCGGCCCAGGGCGTGGCGGTCCGTGCCCTCGGCGGCGAGCCGGCGCTCCACCACGTTCTGCGTTGCTATGCCGGCGTGGTCTATGCCGGGAAGCCAGAGCACGTCGCGGCCCTCCATGCGCCTGTAGCGGGCCAGGATGTCCTGGAGCGTGACGTTGAGGGCGTGGCCGAGGTGGAGCGTGCCCGTTATGTTGGGAGGCGGGATGACCATAGAAAAGGGCTCGGCGTCCTTCTTCACGTCGGCCCGCGTCAATCCTTCCTCTATCCAGTACTCCGACCACCGTCGCTCGACGGCGGCCGGGTCGTATACCTTCTCAAGACTCTTTACAGCCATGTTCAGCGAATAACCTCGATGACGGAATGTCCGTGGCGATAGCGGGGAGCCCGCCCCGGCGGTGGCCCCCTTCGCCTCAAATAAAAACCCCTCACAAGTCGGCAGGCCCGTTGAAGGTCGGGCGATGCAGGCGACCATGAGGGGACGCATGATCCCGGTACTCGTGGAAAGGCCCTATCGCCGGAAGGGCCGGACCATGGTGAGCGCGCCTACCTGGAGCGCGCGATGGCCTCCTTTATCCTCGCGATCTCGGCCTTGATGGCCTCGTCCACCTTGTCGGGCACGACCTCCCAGAGCACCTCCTCGACGACGTCGCGCACCGTGCGGCTTACGATCTCTCCGATCTCCTCCCTGGAGAGGAGGGAGAGGGCCTCGGCGGCCTGCGACTGCGGCGCGGGTGGCTCGGGCTCGGCGGTCCGGGCCTGAGCCGGCTGCGGCGCGGCTTCTTTAGGCCGCCGGGCGGGCGGCTGCCCGACGGCCCCGGCCTCTGCGGCTGGCGGCTCCGGCTCCGGCTCCGGGGTCGCGGCCTCGGGGGCCGCAGCCGCAGGCCGGTCACCGGCCGCAAGGTCACCGGCCGCAAGGTCTTCGAAGTCAGTCTCCACCGGCGTCTCGGGGGCCGGTGCGGCCGGGGGCGCCGGAGCGGCCGGCCTCTCCGGCTCGGCTGGCCCCGCCTCTTCTTCGAGCGAGAAGTCGACCATGGCGAAGTCCTCGGCGCCGGGGGTCTCGGCGCCCGAGGGCGTCACCTCCTCGATAGGGGTGAGGTCCTCGTCCGAGACGTCGAGGTCGACGAACTCGTCGGGTATCTCGAGCTCCTCGCCGCCGGGGACTTCGGCCTCCCCGGCGCCCGCTTCTCCGCCGCCGCCCGTCTTCTCGGGCGATACGAAGTCTCCGGCATCCCAGAGGACCGCCCCCGCGCTCTCCTGCGCCTTTTCCGGCTCCTCGCCCACCAGCTCGGCCGTCTCTATGACGGTGGTGTCGCCGAGTCCCTCTCCTTCGGCCGTCTCGAGGCTCAGGGTCTCGAACTCCCGGCTTCCGGCCTCCGATGCCCCGGCTCCTCCGGCCCCCTCGGCCCTCTCGGCGGCGCCCCCGGCCCCGGCCGGCGCGCCCCTTGCGAGCAGTCCCTTGACCTTGTCGAGCAGTTCCTGGCTCTCGAAGGGCTTTACGATGTGGTCGTCGGCGCCGGCCTCGGCGGCCGCCTCCTTGTCGATGGGTTCGAAGGTGCCCGCAAGGAGCATGACCGGCACCGAGGCGAGCTCGGGGTCGCTCTTTATGGCCTTGCAGACCTCGTAACCGTTCTTGCCGGGCATGGCCACGTCGGCCATGACGAGATCGGGCCTTATCTCTCTGGCCTTGGTGACGGCCGCATCGCCGTCGCCGACCGTTACGAGCTCGTAGTCCTCGGCGGCGAAGGTAATGGCTATGACCTTCTGTATGGTGATGCTGTCGTCGGCAAGGAGTATCTTTTTGGCCATCGGATCACCTTGTATTATTGCAGGTTGATTACGGGGACGGCCGTCGGTCCGCCATAGTCTGCGGCCGCCGTATGCCCCGCACGGCGAGGCGGTCGATGCCTTGTGAGATTATCCATTAAAGGGGCGGTAAAGTCAAGCGGTATTGGGACTTGCGTCCGCTCCGGCTGCGCCAGCCATACACCCCGACCCGTTCCGCCGGGGCGTCCTCAGCGGGAGTTCTCCTTGTCCGGCAGCTTCCACGTGGCGTACTCGCACTGGGGGTAGCGCGAGCAACTGTAGAAGATGCGGCCCTTCCTCGTCCTGCGCTCCACGAGCTCGCCGTCGCAGCCCTCGGCGCCGCACTTTATGCCCGTCGAGTAGGGCCTGGTGGTCTTGCAGCGGGGATAGTCCGAGCAGGCGAGGAACCGGCCGAAGCGCCCGCTCTTGAGGACCATGGGTTTTCCGCACTGGGGACACTGGC is a genomic window containing:
- a CDS encoding response regulator produces the protein MAKKILLADDSITIQKVIAITFAAEDYELVTVGDGDAAVTKAREIRPDLVMADVAMPGKNGYEVCKAIKSDPELASVPVMLLAGTFEPIDKEAAAEAGADDHIVKPFESQELLDKVKGLLARGAPAGAGGAAERAEGAGGAGASEAGSREFETLSLETAEGEGLGDTTVIETAELVGEEPEKAQESAGAVLWDAGDFVSPEKTGGGGEAGAGEAEVPGGEELEIPDEFVDLDVSDEDLTPIEEVTPSGAETPGAEDFAMVDFSLEEEAGPAEPERPAAPAPPAAPAPETPVETDFEDLAAGDLAAGDRPAAAAPEAATPEPEPEPPAAEAGAVGQPPARRPKEAAPQPAQARTAEPEPPAPQSQAAEALSLLSREEIGEIVSRTVRDVVEEVLWEVVPDKVDEAIKAEIARIKEAIARSR